The DNA segment GGTAATCTTTCcagttcctttcttttttgggTTTACCTGACCTTAACGAATCTTAGCAActtgttaaaataaatgaaaccttGAAAACTGCAAGAATtcctaatatatatatatatatattttataggTTATGGCAATGATCTTACAATAAACTCTCCAAGTACAACCTGTTGCTCAACTCCTTTTATCAGAAGTTATCAGAAGGCCTCAGTGCAAAGGGTAAATTAGTTATGGCAGTGTCACAGTGTGGCATTGGTACAAGTTTAATTCTGGAAGATTTAGTTCTGTGTGCCTGTTGAATGAATAAACTCCAAATGTCCCGTGAGTTGGTACACAACCTATAATTTAGCACTTTGTAACAGTTGTTggtaatgtttttttccagttttttgtGCTCTAGTAGTAAATATTCTGTAACTAGGTTTATTAAATAGCTTATTTTCTTGAGTTTTTGCTGATTAAAACTTTTTTAGATTTTTGTCCGGGATAGTTAAATTTCTCATGGTCTCAGCTTGACATATGTATCCTTATAACTGGAGGTGGGTCTTGGACTCCATTGGTGTTGATTGCAGTTGCTTTGCCAAATATGTAGACATATTTCTGAGCTTTCTGATGGACAGTAAAATTGGAAGATGACTCTTGTAAAGAAGCAGCTTCTCAACTCCTGACAAACAGTTATCTGTACAATAGCTTTGTATATCTGTAACTTTGAAGAGTGGAAACAAATCAAAGGATTTCTCAATGTGGTCTCTGAGAGAATGATGCCAATAATCTCTATTTAGTTTAATATTTTGACTTcagttttttgtaaaaattgCAGTGTTGGGAACAGGCATGCTTTATTGTGGTGTTTGGTTCCCTAAGTCTGATGTTAGAATACTGTATAGTCTTAGAGTAATTCTTGCAAAATCCCAGCCTGAGTTCATCAGAGTTAATTAAATTGTTTAAATTAATCCATTCtagtgaaagagaaaatagcATGCCCATGGACTACCAGGATGTCTGTTCAAACagtttatttatgttttattatgCACACTGTTTTACCTCCTTTTTAAGATGTACAGTTAGTTTTAGTCTTACATGATAGAAAATTGAGGTATTTAGTTAAAACAGAACTGTGCTTCCAGTGGGTAATAAGAGAAGGAAATTATATCATGTTTCTAGAAATTTATATTCCTTTCAAAATACTGTtgctttttcaaatattttactttgtcTTATTATTCATCATTGACTGTGACAGCTCAAGGCAGTGAAAAGAGATTCTAGAAAGTCTTTACCTATATCACCACTAGAACCAGACATCACAAAAGGTTGGTAGCACTAATAaagattttttgggtttttttggtttttttctgttttttgctcTTGCGGTTTTGCGTTTTTGGTTTTGcgttttgcttttttgcttttttggtttgttttttgcttttttgggttttttttgttttgttttgtttttggttttgttttttgctgttttggttttgttttttgcttttttggtttttgtttgttttgttttggggtttttttgtttggttgggtttttttgggtttttggttttgtttttttgggttgttttttttttttttgaggggggtaactttttgggggattttttaagatttttgaaTAGAAGAATTAAACCTATTCTGCATATCTGGCAGGATCGTCCCATGAATCACCCAAGAAGCCTGCAATAAATAACTGCGTAGctgattctgaaaaaaacaagtctCCTGTGtgtgagaggaaaataaataatatattaaaacatGTTGAAGCACTCTGCAAAACTCCTCCCATGTTTTCAGTTTGTGAGGATGATCATGGGTCAGTTGGATCACCTCTTGTGGAGGAACTGGATGATTCTGTACATGTGTAAGTTGAGCTGAATGTGGCAGTGTTGTTATGTCCTCCCCACCCTTGGGACAAATCTGTCATGGTAGTTTCAGTAATTTATGAGTTTTGATTGCAGACCCATAATTCCAAGCTCTTTAGAAAATTTCCATATCTGGGttttgaaaaggaagaattgttttttattaaatattctgGTGATAAGGATTAATTTGTAGAAGTGCAGTATCCAAATGCAGGAAGCCTGTCAGAATAAATCTGAACTTTTTCTCAGGAGTTTTTCTCAGTGCCACAAATGGTCAGCTTCTCAGGTAGTCTAGAATTTTTAAGTGAATCATATTGACAGTGTTGACCTTAAAAGTTAACTATTTGttaaagaagagaggaggagtATTCTTCTGAACAACTTCAGTTATGATTGTtatctttttgaaaaatttgaAGCTCAGCTGCAATAGTGTCCAGTGTGACAGTTCTGCTTTCCAGGGTGGGTGATAGACCAGGGGCTGATGCCAATCTGATTCCATTTGATAGGTCAGATTCTGAAGACAGTGCACCTAGGGCCTAAGAAACCTGACAATTTCTCAAGATTATACTCCTAAAATTAGGACTTTTGTCTTGCTGAGCAGCCTTCACTTTGCTCAAGAGTCACAAGGTGACCCCATGTTGCCTCACTTATTTGGACACTTAGTACTGTGATGGGAAGTAGTAACAAAACCTGTGTTTCCTGAGCTTCAATGTGGTAATCATTCATAAGAAGTGAGACACTGTcagcaggagaaaatgagaGCATCTGTCCATCTGCACTACACTTTAATGTGCACTCAGTATTAATAGCATCATATCTGAATGCTGTTTTCATATGTAGATTACTTTTGGATGACCAAAATACTGCTCCTGCAGCGAAGAGCCCCGTGGAACTTGAAAATTTGGAAGGACCTCAGACTGGGAGAGATGAGCAGGTTGTTCTTGGGCAAAGAACAGAACAGGCTCCTCCATcttctttacagagagaaaagTCTTTCTCTTCAGTTGTCTTAGAAGCAGTAGCAACAGGAGCACTTGGAAAAAGGTTTGTTTTGAGGCTAAATATGGAACATAATTTGCTAGTGAAATAACCCAGTCCTGAGTACTGGAGCAACATTATCCGTAAAActggtctttttttgttttgagataGTCCAATGTTACTGAAAAATGCCACTTGAGAAAGGGTTTGAGTAGTTGTTTCTAAGGTTTGTGCTGTTAGGGCTtaacagtgctgctgcttttgtcctCCAGTAGAATAGTGTATAGCTGATTAATAGTTTTGTGTTGAGCCCAGAACGTTTTCATAAGTAGTTTGGAGGATTCAGGAAAGCCTGGTGTGGTTCTGAAGTTAACAAAAATCAAGCAGTCTTTTTCACAGTTCACAGGGTTAGATAGGAAGTTGACATTCTAGAATCTGAGAAATAATgataaaaccaaagcaaagagAAGTAGGCCTTGTGCTCTTTTTGGAAGCTTAAGGGCAATGAATGATGAACTTTATCATAATTCTGAGGAATGTCCTATAGTGTATTCAGGTTATCTAGAGTCACCACTAGATTTGCAAGACTGAAATTCCTCCCCTACaaaattatgtttatattttctccctcctttctttagGTATTCAGTCTCAACATCACCGCCATCACTTCCTCCTTTGAAAAATCAAGATATAGAAGTAGAAAGTTACTGTGAATTTTTAATTGATGAATCAGATAGTCAACCTTTTAATTCTTGGTTTTCAATACCCAGTAAGaacaaaaagtcaaaaaaagatGGCTCTACAACTCCTGTTCCTAAACCTCAGCCCTCTGGAAAGGAGAAGACAGGCagtaagaaaaggaagaaaacaaaaatgtgggGTGAAGCACTTACTAAACAGAAAATGGATGATTTGCATGTCAGATTACTTGACTTCAGTGAAACATCAGAATTGGATTCAGTCTCTGACCATGAACGAAAGATCCTTAAGTCTCAGAGGCGAAGCAGTACTCATATGGGTAAGTTATTTGACAGGTCTTCAGACTGCTTTAGGTCATAtcagtcaatttttttttttttttttttttttttttttttttttttttttttttttggtggttgtttattggaaaataaagataaagTAAATAAGAGATACTAATGGATTCCTAATTGATGTTTCAGTTGTGCAGTTAGATTTGGGTGTATGTAAGGCAGTGAGTCTTGAGACAGGTCTTAACTCTGctttgcctctctttttttttcttcctttacctTTCCTGTTAGgacattaaaaattaagttagCAGTGTTGCCTTTTCTTATGGGCAGATGAAGAAGGTAGGTACCCACAAGCTTTTGCTTCCCTCTCTGTAGAAAGTTTAAGATACATTCTTTGAACTGGACAGGATAAGCTTTTAGGAATTACTTGAGAATGGTCTTGTGTCAGGAAGCACTGAAAATGGAAAGCAGACAGAATGTAACATTACTACTCTTTAATTCTTAAATTTATGTTTATGGATTCGGATGTCAATGTGTATCTTCAGGCTTAATTTGAGAAGAAAGTTAATGTCCAAGTGTTTTCTATGTTGATAGGAAAGACTAAAAAGGAGGCACTTAAGCAATGCTCTCCCAACCAGAAAAAGGACACATCCTGGGAACCAGAAGCTGAAGAACTGATGTTGTCGTGGTCTgatttggaaacaaaaccatCTGATACACAACAACATGAAACAATGATGAAGCCAAATGAGGATTCGCCTGACTTGTCAGCTGGGCATCTGCAAGAGCAGACTGTGTCTCAAAAAAAGAATCTTAATTCTTCCAGGCAGTCAGTTTCAAAAACTCCTCAGCATTTAGTTACCAAGAAAAAACTCGCTCAGCAGAAACTTCCAAAAGATACAGTAGCTAAGAGAGAGGTAAAAAGTCCGAGGAAGAAACTTAAAAAATCTGGCAAGAAAAGTAGTAATAAAAGGCCTCGGTTACAGAGATTGGAGAGTTCTGACAGTGAACCTGATAAAGGTCTTGAAAGAGAGCCTGGAAACTCAAATGAAGGGTTTAcctcactgctgcagcagaaactgCAGACTTCTGTGAATCACAAGATGTCAAAGTCTGAAAAGCCTAAAAATTCATTGCACACATTGGAATCACTTGGTGTGGCAAATAACAGAACTCCTGTAAAAGCACTGCAGCATCTCACAGGTGGTGTGAAGAATTCTGAAAGGAAACAATTGTCAGCTAAATCTTCAGAGAAGACACCCAACAAGGTTAATCACAGAACCAGTAAAGGTGTTTGCTCAGACCTTGAGGACAGTGAGCCTCAAGTGGATTCTCTCATCACTTCACAACAggacacagcaagaaaaaaacagaagttaccagatgcaaaaataaaaagtaaaaaaagaaaatgtaacacACAACATGGACTTCAGTAAGCTTTTTATGTAATTCCTTATAACTGGTATAACAtggtaaataattaaaaacatgttAAATTTTATTGGCCCAATCAACGTATGTGACAGTTTCAGACTGATGGAATAGCTGTTAGAGAAACCAAGAGGTGTAATCCTATTATGAAAGGTGGGGGGCCAGATCTAGTGTGTGCTTTCACATAAGGAAACTTGTGCTGGAATTTCTTAAGTGTTCTTTTGATATTTGAGTAGCAgattcagtttaaaaacaaacaaaatgatgATACAACCCCACCACTTGTAAACCACTTCCACTGTCAGGTTTGTTACTGTGCTTATATATTGAGAAAAGGGTGTTTAATTCTTCAGCTGTATTTAATTATGTGGAAGTAACTTTACTAATGATAGGTAATCAGAAGAGGAAATTCCTTTAACCAGTCAAATTGAGGTTTTAATCAGTTATTTGCATcgtgttttaatttttttaaagtatcttttttgtggttttacaTAACTCTACTACATAAAATTAATGA comes from the Heliangelus exortis chromosome 4, bHelExo1.hap1, whole genome shotgun sequence genome and includes:
- the CENPC gene encoding centromere protein C; this translates as MDKNKFFLTVFKSTPFPILKLLKTVSLLSSEEFLIYIYIYFIGYGNDLTINSPSTTCCSTPFIRSYQKASVQRLKAVKRDSRKSLPISPLEPDITKGSSHESPKKPAINNCVADSEKNKSPVCERKINNILKHVEALCKTPPMFSVCEDDHGSVGSPLVEELDDSVHVLLLDDQNTAPAAKSPVELENLEGPQTGRDEQVVLGQRTEQAPPSSLQREKSFSSVVLEAVATGALGKRYSVSTSPPSLPPLKNQDIEVESYCEFLIDESDSQPFNSWFSIPSKNKKSKKDGSTTPVPKPQPSGKEKTGSKKRKKTKMWGEALTKQKMDDLHVRLLDFSETSELDSVSDHERKILKSQRRSSTHMGKTKKEALKQCSPNQKKDTSWEPEAEELMLSWSDLETKPSDTQQHETMMKPNEDSPDLSAGHLQEQTVSQKKNLNSSRQSVSKTPQHLVTKKKLAQQKLPKDTVAKREVKSPRKKLKKSGKKSSNKRPRLQRLESSDSEPDKGLEREPGNSNEGFTSLLQQKLQTSVNHKMSKSEKPKNSLHTLESLGVANNRTPVKALQHLTGGVKNSERKQLSAKSSEKTPNKVNHRTSKGVCSDLEDSEPQVDSLITSQQDTARKKQKLPDAKIKSKKRKCNTQHGLQDSFAAQETRSHESGPVLEHCDKCASRRKYCEQNSVSSDNYEDLTRARDLFSNSMTRHKIVMPSNTPNVRRTKRIRLKPLEYWRGERVNYTMLPSGQLVMSEIVCPEMKPQRKLKQRKDGHKEKSHKTKGGIPEKLDDTLVDSSKPAVIVDVETNEEILLKCVNTESRHSCFFRDEAVEIYKNLNTSDFATGTLVLKPLKEKGYQFVHMDTIAFYVIHGKIIVTLHKTSYCLATGDFFYVPAGNVYNLYNLVNEESLLLFTQLKRCT